The following are from one region of the Escherichia sp. E4742 genome:
- a CDS encoding fimbrial-like protein — translation MLKKALLSAFTATVISGVAFNALADDPNQGSGKITFKGEVIDAPCSIAPGDEDQTINLGEVASTVLNSGQKSLPVDVTIHLQDCILSDGTNTVDKVKITFSSASVDATDSSLLKNTLDGNIGSASGVGVRLMKSDNTNVTLGTPITINFPTTNSFQELNFKARMESLTKNATPGNVQAQTNYVLDYK, via the coding sequence ATGTTAAAAAAAGCCCTTCTGTCTGCATTCACTGCCACGGTAATTTCCGGTGTTGCTTTTAACGCCCTTGCTGATGACCCAAACCAAGGTTCAGGTAAAATTACTTTTAAAGGTGAAGTTATCGATGCACCATGTTCTATCGCACCAGGCGATGAAGATCAGACCATTAACCTTGGTGAAGTTGCCAGCACCGTATTGAACAGTGGACAAAAATCTCTGCCAGTAGATGTCACCATTCATCTGCAGGACTGCATTTTGTCTGATGGCACAAATACTGTCGATAAAGTCAAAATTACCTTCAGTTCTGCCAGCGTTGATGCAACCGACTCCAGCCTGCTGAAAAACACCCTTGATGGCAACATCGGTAGTGCATCGGGTGTTGGTGTTCGTCTGATGAAATCAGACAATACTAATGTGACTCTGGGTACTCCAATCACCATCAATTTCCCTACCACCAACTCATTCCAGGAGCTGAACTTTAAAGCTCGCATGGAATCCCTGACTAAAAATGCTACACCAGGTAACGTCCAGGCGCAGACAAACTATGTTCTTGATTACAAATAA
- a CDS encoding fimbria/pilus outer membrane usher protein, giving the protein MQTKNTFSRDKLSLSIKNVLSGVVCSLLLVFPTQAVEFNVDMIDVEDRANIDLSRFEKKGYISPGKYLVRVQINKNMLPQASTLDWVKAETESGSLLCLTKEHLTNFGLNEEFIETLQTIQSTDCLDLSLKPELITRLDKSTMVLSLSVPQAWLKYQAKNWTPPEFWDDGIAGFILDYNLYASQYAPHHGDSTQNISSYGTLGFNLGAWRLRSDYQYNQNLADGRSVSHDGNFARTYLFRPIPAWSSKFTVGQYDLSSNLYDTFHFTGASLESDESMLPPDLQGYAPQITGIAQTNAKVTVAQNGRVLYQTTVSPGPFTISDLGQSLQGQLDVTVEEEDGRTSTFQVGTASIPYLTRKGQVRYKMSLGKPTSVGNNDINNPFFWTTEASWGWLNNVSLYGGGMFTADDYQAITTGVGFNLNQFGSLSFDVTGAEASLQQQNSDKLRGYSYRFNYAKHFESTGSQITFAGYRFSDKDYVSMSEYLASRNGDETVDNEKESYVISLNQYFAALELNSYLNITRNTYWDRESNTNYSLSLSKNFDIGDFRGISASLAISRIRWDDDEENQYYFSFSLPLQQSRNISYSMQRTGDSNTSQMISWYDSSDRNNTWNISASATDDNIRDGEPTLRGSYQHYSPWGRLNINGSMQPNQYNSITAGWYGSLTATRHGIALHDYSYGDNARMMVDTDGIAGVEINSNRTVTNGMGVAVVPSLSNYTTAMLRVNNNELPEGVDVENSVIRTTLTEGAIGYAKLNASTGYQIVGVIRMENGRFPPLGVSVTDKTSSKDVGLVAEDGFVYLSGIQENSTLRLTWGDNMCEITPPNKSNISENAIILPCKTVN; this is encoded by the coding sequence ATGCAAACTAAAAACACGTTTAGTCGGGATAAATTATCTCTCTCAATAAAAAATGTCCTTTCTGGTGTTGTGTGCTCACTGCTGTTGGTTTTTCCAACGCAAGCGGTGGAATTCAACGTTGATATGATTGACGTTGAAGATCGTGCGAATATTGATCTCTCTCGATTTGAAAAAAAAGGTTATATCTCCCCTGGTAAATATCTCGTTCGCGTACAGATTAATAAAAATATGTTACCGCAAGCGTCGACGCTGGACTGGGTAAAAGCAGAAACAGAAAGCGGTTCGTTACTGTGCCTGACGAAAGAGCATTTAACTAACTTTGGCCTGAATGAAGAATTCATTGAAACCTTACAAACAATACAAAGCACTGACTGCCTTGATTTAAGCCTAAAACCAGAGTTAATAACGCGCCTCGATAAGTCCACAATGGTATTATCCCTTAGTGTTCCTCAAGCCTGGCTCAAATATCAGGCCAAAAACTGGACACCTCCCGAATTCTGGGATGACGGTATCGCTGGGTTTATTCTCGACTACAACCTGTACGCCAGCCAGTATGCGCCACATCACGGCGACAGCACCCAAAATATCAGTTCCTACGGCACATTAGGTTTCAACCTCGGCGCATGGCGTTTACGCAGCGATTATCAATATAATCAGAATCTTGCTGATGGTCGTTCCGTCAGTCACGATGGTAATTTCGCACGTACCTATTTGTTTCGTCCGATCCCCGCATGGTCGTCAAAGTTCACCGTGGGGCAATACGACCTGAGTTCCAATCTTTACGACACATTCCACTTTACTGGCGCATCCTTAGAAAGTGACGAAAGTATGCTGCCACCCGATTTACAGGGTTACGCCCCGCAAATTACCGGTATCGCGCAAACTAACGCCAAAGTCACCGTTGCGCAAAATGGTCGTGTACTTTATCAAACCACTGTCTCACCAGGTCCGTTTACCATTTCTGATTTGGGCCAATCACTCCAGGGACAACTCGATGTCACCGTGGAAGAAGAAGACGGTCGTACAAGTACCTTTCAGGTCGGAACTGCCTCTATCCCTTATTTAACCCGTAAAGGGCAAGTGCGCTATAAAATGTCGCTTGGGAAACCGACATCCGTTGGGAATAACGACATCAATAACCCATTCTTCTGGACTACAGAAGCATCCTGGGGATGGCTGAACAATGTGTCTCTCTATGGCGGCGGCATGTTTACGGCTGATGATTATCAGGCGATCACTACGGGTGTTGGTTTTAACCTTAATCAGTTCGGTTCGCTTTCATTCGATGTCACGGGCGCCGAAGCCTCTTTGCAGCAACAAAATAGTGACAAATTACGCGGCTATAGTTATCGGTTTAACTACGCAAAACATTTCGAATCAACCGGAAGTCAAATTACCTTCGCCGGTTATCGTTTCTCCGATAAAGATTATGTGTCAATGAGCGAGTATCTCGCCTCACGCAACGGTGATGAAACCGTCGATAATGAAAAAGAGAGCTATGTAATTTCGCTGAACCAGTACTTCGCTGCGTTGGAGCTAAACTCTTATCTCAATATTACGCGCAATACCTACTGGGATCGTGAAAGTAATACCAATTACTCCCTTTCTTTGAGTAAAAACTTTGATATTGGTGATTTCAGAGGGATCTCTGCTTCACTGGCAATAAGTCGGATTCGTTGGGATGATGACGAAGAGAATCAATATTACTTCTCTTTTTCCCTACCTTTACAACAAAGTCGTAATATCTCCTATAGCATGCAACGCACTGGTGACAGTAATACCTCGCAAATGATCTCCTGGTATGATTCATCCGATCGTAACAATACCTGGAATATTTCGGCATCGGCAACAGATGACAATATCCGCGATGGTGAGCCCACACTGCGCGGCAGTTATCAGCACTATTCTCCGTGGGGACGACTGAATATCAACGGCAGTATGCAACCTAATCAATACAACTCAATCACCGCTGGCTGGTACGGCTCGCTGACAGCCACGCGTCATGGTATTGCACTTCATGATTATAGCTACGGTGATAATGCCCGCATGATGGTAGATACAGACGGCATTGCTGGCGTTGAGATTAACTCTAATCGTACCGTGACCAACGGGATGGGCGTTGCCGTTGTACCTTCTTTATCGAACTACACCACCGCCATGTTAAGAGTGAATAACAACGAATTGCCCGAAGGCGTTGATGTTGAAAACTCAGTCATTCGCACCACGCTCACCGAGGGCGCGATAGGTTACGCGAAGCTAAATGCCAGTACCGGTTACCAGATTGTCGGAGTAATCCGCATGGAAAATGGTCGCTTCCCGCCACTGGGTGTGAGCGTGACGGATAAAACATCAAGTAAAGATGTGGGTCTGGTAGCAGAAGATGGCTTTGTTTATCTCAGCGGAATTCAGGAAAACAGTACATTGCGTTTAACCTGGGGGGATAACATGTGCGAAATTACTCCGCCCAATAAAAGTAATATCAGCGAAAACGCTATTATTTTACCTTGTAAAACAGTCAATTAA
- a CDS encoding fimbrial biogenesis chaperone, with protein sequence MKMPIITTGMICLLVISCFAQATVSPDRTRIIFNASNKSATIRLTNQSKTEPYLAQSWIEDASGKKTRDYISTLPPMERIEADEQVQIRLMALASLNNLPQDRETLFYYNVREIPPRTKEQNVMQIAMQSRLKLFWRPKAIELKEGQMVPMQKVTVTRTAAGLTLNNPTPYHITVGYIGTNGKTLMPGADSIMVAPFATATQNLNNLPATFLLGFVGDYGGLEMFKVECNSVQSLCQSTSARKGKL encoded by the coding sequence ATGAAAATGCCAATAATCACAACGGGAATGATATGTTTACTGGTGATAAGTTGTTTTGCCCAGGCCACAGTTTCACCTGACAGGACGCGCATTATTTTTAATGCTTCCAATAAAAGTGCGACGATTCGCCTGACCAATCAAAGCAAAACTGAACCGTATCTGGCACAGTCATGGATTGAAGATGCCAGCGGTAAAAAAACACGCGACTATATTTCAACGCTGCCGCCAATGGAGCGTATCGAGGCTGATGAACAGGTGCAAATTCGCCTGATGGCACTAGCTTCGCTCAATAACTTACCGCAGGACAGGGAAACCCTGTTCTACTATAACGTCCGGGAAATTCCGCCTCGCACCAAAGAACAGAATGTAATGCAGATCGCAATGCAAAGCCGCCTGAAGTTATTCTGGCGTCCAAAAGCGATTGAATTAAAAGAAGGACAAATGGTGCCTATGCAAAAAGTCACTGTAACCCGTACTGCGGCAGGACTCACGCTCAATAACCCAACGCCTTATCACATTACTGTTGGTTATATCGGCACTAACGGAAAAACATTAATGCCCGGAGCAGACAGCATTATGGTGGCGCCGTTTGCAACAGCAACTCAGAACCTGAACAACCTGCCAGCCACATTCCTGCTAGGTTTTGTTGGCGACTACGGTGGTCTGGAAATGTTTAAAGTTGAGTGCAACTCCGTCCAGTCTCTGTGTCAAAGCACATCAGCCAGAAAGGGAAAATTATGA
- a CDS encoding pilus assembly protein, whose product MITLFRLLAILCLFFNVSSYAVDCYQNKNKGPTLIEKEMPSFRIPQNAVPGQKIWESDDISVHVFCNNAGNWSSGAPTENIHAWIKLVEFNNPVVLNNPYLIFGVTYNGQDYEGNGQSIDTGVCLDRKNSTGDQYTTKACNGSTYQKNNEFNARFRLYVKLAQFPPSTEDLSWDFGDVNVLQFDGGQGANTTPGAKNLHVNITGLDNISFLDCGVTMRIYPESQIVNFGQIAANSFSTFPPKAAFSVSTIKDATANCSEQFDVATSFYTSDTLYDDTHLEMGNGLLMNIIDQKTKDSVVFNQYKIFTTYVPGQSSTTATHDYQAELTQKPGESLRFGPFQKDLIVKINYH is encoded by the coding sequence ATGATTACGCTTTTTCGGCTGTTAGCTATTCTGTGTTTGTTTTTTAACGTTTCGTCTTATGCCGTCGATTGCTATCAGAATAAAAACAAAGGCCCCACGCTTATCGAAAAAGAGATGCCCTCCTTCAGAATTCCGCAAAATGCCGTTCCGGGCCAGAAAATTTGGGAAAGTGACGATATCTCTGTCCATGTTTTTTGCAACAATGCAGGTAACTGGTCATCTGGTGCACCTACAGAAAATATTCATGCCTGGATCAAATTGGTAGAGTTTAATAACCCCGTAGTTCTGAACAACCCGTATTTAATATTTGGTGTGACTTATAACGGTCAGGACTATGAAGGAAATGGTCAGAGCATAGATACGGGAGTGTGTCTGGATCGAAAGAATTCAACGGGGGATCAATATACAACTAAAGCTTGTAATGGCAGCACATATCAGAAAAATAACGAGTTCAATGCTCGTTTTCGCCTGTATGTAAAACTCGCTCAATTTCCCCCATCTACAGAGGATCTCAGTTGGGACTTTGGGGATGTAAACGTGTTGCAATTTGATGGTGGGCAAGGAGCAAATACTACTCCTGGGGCAAAAAACCTCCACGTGAATATTACAGGGCTAGACAATATTTCATTTCTTGATTGCGGCGTAACAATGCGCATTTATCCAGAGAGCCAGATAGTCAACTTTGGGCAAATAGCTGCAAACTCTTTCTCAACATTTCCCCCCAAAGCAGCTTTTAGTGTTTCAACAATAAAAGATGCCACTGCTAATTGTAGCGAACAATTTGACGTTGCAACCAGTTTCTATACAAGTGACACACTCTACGACGATACTCATCTGGAAATGGGAAATGGCCTGCTGATGAATATCATCGACCAAAAAACGAAGGATTCCGTAGTATTTAACCAGTATAAAATATTTACTACTTATGTACCGGGGCAATCTTCCACCACGGCGACCCATGACTACCAGGCTGAATTAACACAAAAACCTGGCGAATCACTTAGATTCGGTCCTTTCCAGAAAGACTTGATTGTAAAAATAAACTATCACTAA
- the ribB gene encoding 3,4-dihydroxy-2-butanone-4-phosphate synthase codes for MNQTLLSSFGTPFERVENALAALREGRGVMVLDDEDRENEGDMIFPAETMTVEQMALTIRHGSGIVCLCITEDRRKQLDLPMMVENNTSAYGTGFTVTIEAAEGVTTGVSAADRITTVRAAIADGAKPSDLNRPGHVFPLRAQAGGVLTRGGHTEATIDLMTLAGFKPAGVLCELTNDDGTMARAPECIEFANKHNMALVTIEDLVTYRQAHERKAS; via the coding sequence ATGAATCAGACGCTACTTTCCTCTTTTGGTACGCCTTTCGAACGTGTTGAAAATGCACTGGCTGCGCTGCGTGAAGGACGCGGTGTGATGGTGCTTGATGATGAAGACCGTGAAAACGAAGGCGATATGATCTTCCCGGCAGAAACGATGACCGTTGAGCAGATGGCTCTGACCATTCGCCACGGTAGCGGTATTGTTTGCCTGTGCATTACTGAAGATCGTCGTAAACAGCTTGATCTACCGATGATGGTGGAAAATAACACCAGCGCCTATGGCACCGGTTTTACCGTGACCATTGAAGCTGCTGAAGGTGTGACTACCGGTGTTTCTGCCGCTGACCGTATTACAACCGTTCGTGCAGCTATTGCCGATGGCGCGAAACCGTCAGATCTGAATCGTCCGGGCCACGTTTTCCCACTACGTGCACAGGCAGGTGGTGTACTGACTCGCGGTGGTCATACTGAAGCGACCATTGATCTGATGACGCTGGCAGGCTTTAAACCGGCTGGTGTACTGTGTGAACTGACTAATGACGATGGCACCATGGCGCGTGCGCCAGAGTGCATCGAGTTTGCGAATAAACACAATATGGCACTGGTGACTATTGAAGATCTGGTGACATACCGTCAGGCACATGAGCGTAAAGCCAGTTAA
- the ubiK gene encoding ubiquinone biosynthesis accessory factor UbiK, producing the protein MIDPKKIEQIARQVHESMPKGIREFGEDVEKKIRQTLQAQLTRLDLVSREEFDVQTQVLLRTREKLALLEQRISELEARSNPAAEVQSPPAIPPVDKAE; encoded by the coding sequence ATGATTGACCCGAAAAAAATTGAGCAAATTGCTCGCCAGGTTCACGAATCAATGCCTAAAGGAATCAGGGAGTTCGGGGAAGATGTGGAGAAAAAAATCCGCCAAACCCTACAAGCACAGCTGACTCGCCTCGATTTGGTAAGCCGCGAAGAATTCGATGTGCAAACGCAGGTCCTGTTACGGACTCGTGAGAAACTGGCGTTACTGGAGCAGCGCATCAGTGAACTGGAAGCTCGTAGTAATCCGGCAGCAGAAGTTCAATCTCCTCCCGCCATCCCACCAGTTGATAAAGCAGAATAA
- the glgS gene encoding cell surface composition regulator GlgS, which yields MDHGLNSLNNFDFLARSFARMNAEGRPVDILAVTGNMDEEHRTWFCARYAWYCQQMTQSRELELEH from the coding sequence ATGGATCATGGTCTTAATTCTTTAAATAATTTCGATTTCCTGGCGCGTAGTTTTGCCAGAATGAATGCTGAAGGTCGACCGGTCGATATTCTGGCCGTCACTGGTAATATGGATGAAGAACACAGAACCTGGTTTTGCGCTCGTTATGCCTGGTATTGCCAGCAAATGACACAGTCAAGAGAACTGGAACTAGAACATTGA
- a CDS encoding OB-fold-containig protein: MILFADYNTPYLFAISFVLLIGLLEIIAIVCGHMLSGALDAHLDHYDSITTGNISQALHYLHIGRLPALVVLCLLAGFFGLLGVLLQHTCILFLQAPLSNLFVVPVSLLLTIIMVHYTGKIIAPWVPRDHSSAITEEEYIGCMALITGHQAASGNPCEGKLTDQFGQTHYLLLEPEEGNFFKKGDKVLIICRLSSTRYLAEKNPWPNIL; this comes from the coding sequence ATGATTTTATTTGCCGACTATAACACACCTTATCTTTTCGCTATTTCCTTTGTACTTTTGATCGGCCTGTTAGAAATTATTGCTATTGTCTGCGGTCACATGCTCTCCGGTGCTCTTGATGCACATCTTGATCATTACGATTCCATAACCACGGGTAATATTAGTCAGGCTCTTCATTATCTCCATATTGGAAGGCTGCCAGCCCTCGTCGTCCTCTGCCTGTTAGCCGGTTTCTTTGGACTGCTTGGCGTTTTGCTACAGCACACCTGCATCTTGTTCTTGCAAGCCCCGCTATCGAATCTGTTCGTTGTTCCAGTCAGTTTACTGCTCACCATTATCATGGTGCATTATACCGGCAAGATAATTGCCCCCTGGGTTCCACGTGACCATAGCTCTGCTATTACCGAAGAAGAATATATTGGCTGTATGGCATTAATTACCGGTCATCAGGCGGCTTCAGGTAACCCCTGTGAAGGAAAACTCACCGATCAATTCGGTCAAACACACTATTTATTACTGGAACCTGAAGAAGGGAATTTTTTTAAGAAAGGTGACAAGGTATTAATTATTTGTCGGCTTTCTTCAACGCGGTATTTAGCTGAAAAAAATCCCTGGCCAAATATATTATAA
- a CDS encoding flotillin family protein has protein sequence MDDIVNLVPSWMFMAIVAVCVLFIIGIIFARLYRRASAEQAFVRTGLGGQKVVMSGGAIVMPIFHEIIPINMNTLKLEVSRSTIDSLITKDRMRVDVVVAFFVRVKPSVEGIATAAQTLGQRTLSPEDLRMLVEDKFVDALRATAAQMTMHELQDTRENFVQGVQNTVAEDLSKNGLELESVSLTNFNQTSKEHFNPNNAFDAEGLTKLTQETERRRRERNEVEQDVEVAVREKNRDALSRKLEIEQQEAFMTLEQEQQVKTRTAEQNAKIAAFEAERRREAEQTRILAERQIQETEIDREQAVRSRKVEAEREVRIKEIEQQQVTEIANQTKSIAIAAKSEQQSQAEARANLALAEAVSAQQNVETTRQTAEADRAKQVALIAAAQDAETKAVELTVRAKAEKEAAEMQAAAIVELAEATRKKGLAEAEAQRALNDAINVLSDEQTSLKFKLALLQSLPAVIEKSVEPMKSIDGIKIIQVDGLNRGGAAGDAASGSVGGGNLAEQALSAALSYRTQAPLIDSLLNEIGVSGGSLAALTSPLTSTTPVAENVE, from the coding sequence ATGGATGATATTGTTAACTTAGTACCGTCATGGATGTTTATGGCAATTGTTGCCGTATGTGTTCTGTTTATTATCGGTATTATTTTCGCGCGACTTTATCGTCGGGCATCTGCCGAGCAGGCATTTGTTCGTACCGGGTTAGGCGGGCAAAAAGTGGTAATGAGCGGCGGCGCAATCGTAATGCCGATCTTCCACGAAATCATTCCTATCAATATGAATACGCTCAAGCTGGAAGTCAGCCGTTCTACTATTGATAGCCTGATTACGAAAGATCGTATGCGTGTTGATGTTGTAGTGGCTTTCTTTGTACGGGTAAAACCGTCAGTAGAAGGCATCGCCACTGCGGCCCAGACGTTGGGGCAACGCACTCTATCACCAGAAGATTTACGTATGCTGGTCGAGGATAAATTCGTCGATGCCCTACGCGCCACCGCTGCGCAAATGACCATGCATGAGTTACAGGATACCCGCGAGAACTTCGTGCAGGGTGTACAAAATACCGTGGCAGAAGACTTGTCGAAAAACGGACTGGAACTGGAAAGTGTTTCACTCACCAACTTTAACCAGACTTCGAAAGAGCATTTTAACCCGAACAACGCTTTTGACGCCGAAGGTTTGACCAAACTAACCCAGGAGACGGAACGCCGTCGTCGCGAGCGTAACGAAGTTGAACAGGATGTGGAAGTCGCAGTACGTGAGAAAAACCGTGATGCGCTGTCGCGGAAGCTGGAAATTGAACAGCAAGAAGCGTTTATGACGCTTGAGCAGGAGCAGCAGGTTAAAACCCGCACCGCCGAGCAGAACGCAAAAATTGCGGCTTTTGAAGCTGAACGTCGTCGTGAAGCAGAGCAGACGCGAATTCTGGCTGAACGACAGATTCAGGAAACGGAAATCGACCGCGAACAGGCCGTCCGCTCAAGAAAGGTTGAGGCTGAACGTGAAGTTCGCATTAAAGAGATCGAACAGCAGCAGGTAACCGAAATCGCCAACCAGACGAAATCAATCGCCATTGCGGCAAAATCTGAGCAACAATCACAGGCAGAAGCGCGTGCCAACCTCGCACTTGCAGAAGCGGTAAGTGCGCAACAAAACGTAGAAACCACTCGCCAGACAGCCGAAGCCGATCGTGCCAAGCAGGTGGCGCTGATTGCCGCAGCGCAAGACGCAGAAACCAAAGCGGTCGAACTGACCGTCAGAGCAAAAGCAGAGAAAGAAGCCGCAGAGATGCAGGCGGCGGCAATCGTAGAGTTAGCAGAAGCAACGCGTAAAAAAGGCCTGGCGGAAGCAGAAGCGCAACGTGCGCTGAACGATGCAATCAACGTGCTTTCTGATGAACAAACCAGCCTTAAATTCAAACTGGCGCTATTACAGTCGTTACCTGCAGTAATTGAGAAATCCGTAGAACCAATGAAGTCTATCGATGGCATCAAGATAATTCAGGTTGATGGATTGAACCGTGGTGGCGCTGCGGGGGATGCAGCATCAGGCAGCGTTGGTGGCGGAAATCTGGCGGAACAGGCATTGTCTGCCGCCCTTTCTTACCGCACACAGGCACCGCTGATTGACTCCTTGCTCAATGAAATTGGCGTTTCAGGCGGCTCGCTGGCGGCATTGACTTCACCCTTAACCTCAACAACTCCCGTTGCAGAAAACGTAGAATAA
- a CDS encoding type I toxin-antitoxin system Ibs family toxin, producing MMKFVIILVVLLLVSFHAY from the coding sequence ATGATGAAGTTCGTCATCATACTGGTTGTGTTGTTACTTGTAAGTTTCCACGCTTATTAA
- the hldE gene encoding bifunctional D-glycero-beta-D-manno-heptose-7-phosphate kinase/D-glycero-beta-D-manno-heptose 1-phosphate adenylyltransferase HldE produces the protein MKVTLPEFERAGVMVVGDVMLDRYWYGPTSRISPEAPVPVVKVNTIEERPGGAANVAMNIASLGANARLVGLTGIDDAARALSKSLADVNVKCDFVSVPTHPTITKLRVLSRNQQLIRLDFEEGFEGVDPQPLHERINQALGTIGALVLSDYAKGALASVQQMIQLARKAGVPVLIDPKGTDFERYRGATLLTPNLSEFEAVVGKCKTEEEIVERGMKLIADYELSALLVTRSEQGMTLLQPGKEPLHMPTQAQEVYDVTGAGDTVIGVLAATLAAGNSLEEACFFANAAAGVVVGKLGTSTVSPIELENAVRGRADTGFGVMTEDELKLAVAAARKRGEKVVMTNGVFDILHAGHVSYLANARKLGDRLIVAVNSDASTKRLKGDSRPVNPLEQRMIVLGALEAVDWVVSFEEDTPQRLIAGILPDLLVKGGDYKPDEIAGSEEVWANGGEVLVLNFEDGCSTTNIIKKIQQDKKG, from the coding sequence ATGAAAGTAACGCTGCCAGAGTTTGAACGTGCAGGAGTGATGGTGGTTGGTGATGTAATGCTGGATCGTTACTGGTACGGTCCCACCAGCCGTATCTCGCCGGAAGCGCCAGTACCCGTGGTTAAAGTGAATACCATCGAAGAACGTCCGGGCGGCGCGGCCAACGTGGCGATGAACATCGCTTCTCTCGGTGCAAACGCACGCCTGGTGGGGCTGACAGGTATTGATGATGCGGCGCGCGCGCTCAGTAAATCGCTGGCGGACGTGAACGTAAAATGCGACTTCGTTTCTGTGCCGACGCATCCGACCATAACCAAACTGCGGGTGCTTTCTCGTAACCAACAGTTGATCCGCCTGGATTTCGAAGAAGGTTTCGAAGGTGTTGATCCGCAGCCGCTGCATGAGCGGATTAATCAGGCTCTCGGTACGATTGGCGCGCTGGTGCTTTCTGACTATGCGAAAGGTGCGTTGGCAAGCGTACAGCAGATGATCCAACTGGCGCGTAAAGCGGGCGTTCCGGTGCTGATTGATCCAAAAGGCACCGATTTTGAACGCTACCGCGGCGCTACGCTGTTAACGCCTAATCTCTCGGAATTTGAAGCTGTTGTTGGTAAATGTAAAACCGAAGAAGAGATTGTTGAACGCGGCATGAAACTGATTGCCGACTACGAACTCTCTGCGCTGCTGGTGACCCGTTCCGAGCAAGGCATGACCCTGCTGCAACCGGGTAAAGAGCCGCTGCATATGCCAACCCAGGCGCAAGAAGTCTATGACGTTACCGGTGCAGGCGACACGGTGATTGGCGTGCTTGCGGCAACGCTGGCGGCTGGTAATTCGCTGGAAGAAGCCTGCTTCTTTGCCAATGCGGCGGCTGGTGTGGTGGTCGGCAAACTGGGGACATCCACGGTTTCGCCGATCGAGCTGGAAAACGCAGTACGTGGACGTGCAGATACCGGCTTTGGCGTGATGACCGAAGATGAGCTGAAGCTGGCTGTAGCGGCGGCGCGTAAACGTGGCGAAAAAGTAGTGATGACCAACGGCGTCTTCGACATTCTCCACGCCGGGCATGTCTCTTATCTGGCAAATGCCCGCAAGCTGGGTGACCGCTTGATTGTCGCCGTGAACAGCGATGCCTCCACCAAACGCCTGAAAGGGGATTCTCGCCCGGTTAACCCGCTCGAACAGCGTATGATTGTGCTGGGCGCACTGGAAGCGGTCGACTGGGTGGTGTCATTTGAAGAAGACACGCCGCAGCGCCTGATCGCTGGTATCTTGCCAGATTTGCTGGTGAAAGGCGGCGACTATAAACCGGACGAGATTGCCGGGAGTGAAGAAGTCTGGGCCAACGGCGGTGAAGTGCTGGTGCTCAACTTTGAAGACGGTTGCTCGACGACCAACATCATCAAGAAGATCCAACAGGATAAAAAAGGCTAA